The proteins below are encoded in one region of Vespa velutina chromosome 21, iVesVel2.1, whole genome shotgun sequence:
- the LOC124956334 gene encoding UDP-N-acetylhexosamine pyrophosphorylase has translation MENLKRKLVAYGQEHLLQYWDQLSQEERDILEKEILELDLVELTSYYDRAMSSLSTVKNKLDDKIQPIPENNIVSGEACTKEELKMYNSLGLKEIADGRVAVLLLAGGQGTRLGVTYPKGMYEVGLPSHKTLFQLQAERIRRLETLAEKYLGKRGEIIWYIMTSEATHDSTIIFLRENDYFGLKEKNVMAFKQGMLPCFTLNGKIILDEKHKISKAPDGNGGLYKALKVQGVLDDMVQRDIRSIHVHSVDNILVKVADPIFLGYCLSASTDCGVKVIEKSSPSEPVGVVCKVDDHYQVVEYSEISKETAELQQDDGRLMFNAANICNHYFTVDFLLALGNKYEASMELHGAKKKIPYIDDNGKKCTPTIPNGIKIEKFVFDVFKFAKNFVAWQGIREEEFSPLKNSDSAKQDCPSTARHDLLWLHKKWLLNAGAQKINGDVEISPLRSYAGEDLNNIAKDQSFEGPSVIE, from the exons ATGgagaatttgaaaagaaaattggtgGCCTACGGTCAGGAACATCTGTTACAATATTGGGATCAGTTATCGCAAGAGGAAAGGGACATActggagaaagaaattttagaaTTAGACTTAGTCGAATTGACATCTTATTATGATAGAGCAATGTCATCTTTATCtactgttaaaaataaattagacgATAAAATACAGCCTATAccagaaaataatattgtttctgGCGAAGCTTGTACTAAAGAAGAattgaaaatgtataattCATTGGGATTAAAGGAAATAGCTGATGGACGTGTTGCAGTTTTATTATTAGCTGGTGGACAAGGTACTCGTTTAGGTGTTACATATCCTAAAGGTATGTACGAAGTTGGATTGCCATCCCACAAAACTTTATTTCAATTACAAGCTGAGAGGATACGTAGATTGGAAACATTGGCAGAGAAATATTTAGGAAAGAGGGGTGAAATAATATG GTATATAATGACCAGCGAAGCCACGCACGATTctacgattatttttcttcgagaaaatgattattttggtctaaaggagaaaaatgtaATGGCCTTTAAACAAGGTATGCTACCTTGTTTCActttaaatggaaaaattattttagatgAGAAACATAAGATATCGAAAGCACCCGATGGAAATGGTGGATTGTACAAAGCATTGAAAGTCCAAGGAGTATTAGACGACATGGTACAACGCGATATTCGTAGTATTCATGTACATTCCGTAGATAATATCTTAGTAAAGGTAGCGGATCCTATATTTTTGGGATATTGTTTATCCGCATCAACGGATTGTGGCGTTAAAGTAATTGAAAAATCTTCACCGTCCGAGCCAGTAGGGGTGGTTTGTAAG gTGGACGATCATTATCAAGTCGTTGAATATAGTGAGATTTCAAAAGAAACGGCGGAACTTCAACAGGACGATGGTCGGCTGATGTTCAATGCTGCAAATATATGCAATCATTATTTTACCGTAGATTTTTTATTGGCACTTGGCAATAAGTACGAGGCATCAATGGAATTACATGGAGCTAAGAAGAAGATCCCTTACATCGATGATAATGGAAAGAAATGCACTCCAACCATTCCTAATggtattaaaattgaaaagtttgTATTTGATGTCTTCAAGTTTGCAAAAAATTTTGTTGCCTGGCAAGGTATTCGCGAAGAAGAATTTAGTCCTCTTAAGAACTCGGATTCTGCCAAGCAGGATTGTCCCTCTACCGCACGTCATGATTTACTTTGGCTTCATAAGAAGTGGTTGTTAAATGCAGGCGCGCAAAAAATTAATGGGGATGTTGAAATATCACCTTTACGTTCATACGCGGGTGaggatttaaataatatagcgAAGGACCAATCGTTCGAAGGGCCTAGCGTTATCGAATAA
- the LOC124956337 gene encoding ADP-ribosylation factor 6, whose translation MGKLLSKIFGNKEMRILMLGLDAAGKTTILYKLKLGQSVTTIPTVGFNVETVTYKNVKFNVWDVGGQDKIRPLWRHYYTGTQGLIFVVDCADRDRIDEARQELHRIINDREMRDAIILIFANKQDLPDAMKPHEIQEKLGLTRIRDRNWYVQPSCATTGDGLYEGLTWLTSNHKL comes from the exons ATGGGAAAGTTGTTGTCAAAAATTTTTGGCAACAAGGAGATGCGAATTCTCATGTTGGGATTAGATGCTGCAGGAAAAACTA CAATATTGTATAAACTTAAATTAGGACAGTCTGTGACAACTATACCGACTGTAGGATTTAATGTAGAAACTGTTAcctataaaaatgttaaatttaatgTCTGG GACGTAGGTGGACAGGATAAAATACGTCCATTATGGCGTCATTATTACACAGGAACACAAGGTCTTATTTTTGTAGTAGATTGTgcagacagagatagaattGACGAAGCACGTCAAGAACTCCATCGGATTATAAATGATAGAGAAATGCGTGAtgctattattttaatttttgctAACAAACAAGATCTTCCTGATG cGATGAAACCCCATGAGATTCAAGAAAAGTTGGGGTTAACTAGGATACGGGACAGAAATTGGTATGTTCAACCATCATGTGCTACAACCGGAGATGGGCTTTATGAAGGCCTTACATGGTTGACTAGTAACCACAAATTATga